A genomic window from Oceanobacillus timonensis includes:
- a CDS encoding IS630 family transposase (programmed frameshift), whose amino-acid sequence MNVQSQIEELKEAMKTATDSRHYERYQAVYLYLSGYKMKEIANIIHRRRETVGAYVSMYRNNSLEGLKLGYSPGKPSKLSKEKQAILLETVSIKVPADVGFTARYNWTLSLITQFVKNEWDIDYSLRGMSRLLHSLGLSYTRPTYTLEKADPEKQKEFTDTTFPALKKLVNEEIHHILFEDESMIRDYQAIQRTWFLKGKQRIIPTHGQHKGVKLVGTLNYENGEVFCIEEEKFDAAAFLKFLTATLEHYPAGKIVMILDNARIHHAKLLRPFLDENKDRLELVYLPPYSPELNLIEGLWKWLKESVINNVFFPDVRKIALKVREFIDDINQYKDTIIDRLCVRA is encoded by the exons ATGAACGTTCAAAGTCAGATAGAAGAACTGAAAGAAGCGATGAAAACTGCTACTGATTCTCGTCACTATGAACGCTATCAAGCTGTGTACCTATACCTAAGCGGTTATAAGATGAAAGAGATTGCGAATATTATCCACCGCCGTCGTGAAACCGTTGGTGCTTATGTGTCCATGTACAGAAATAACTCTCTTGAAGGTTTGAAACTAGGTTATTCACCAGGAAAGCCCTCCAAACTATCAAAAGAAAAACAAGCTATTCTTTTAGAAACTGTTTCTATTAAAGTTCCGGCAGATGTCGGTTTTACTGCCAGATATAATTGGACATTATCTCTTATTACGCAATTTGTTAAAAACGAATGGGACATTGACTATAGTTTGCGTGGGATGTCACGTCTTTTACATTCGCTTGGATTAAGCTACACCCGTCCAACTTATACGCTTGAGAAAGCAGATCCAGAAAAACAAAAAGAATTCACAGACACAACCTTTCCCGCTTTA AAAAAACTGGTAAATGAAGAGATACATCATATTCTCTTTGAAGATGAATCGATGATACGAGACTACCAAGCGATACAGCGCACATGGTTTTTAAAAGGAAAGCAGCGAATCATCCCGACGCACGGACAACACAAGGGTGTAAAATTGGTTGGCACATTGAACTATGAAAACGGCGAAGTATTCTGCATCGAAGAAGAAAAGTTTGATGCAGCTGCTTTTCTAAAGTTTTTAACAGCGACACTCGAACATTACCCTGCCGGTAAAATTGTTATGATATTAGACAATGCTCGGATTCACCACGCAAAACTCCTCCGCCCTTTTTTGGATGAAAACAAGGACCGGCTGGAACTTGTGTATTTACCGCCCTATAGTCCAGAGCTCAACCTCATTGAAGGATTATGGAAATGGCTGAAAGAATCTGTCATTAACAATGTCTTTTTTCCAGATGTCCGAAAAATTGCGCTCAAGGTCAGAGAATTTATTGATGATATCAACCAGTATAAGGATACGATTATCGATCGGCTTTGTGTTAGAGCATAG
- a CDS encoding class I adenylate-forming enzyme family protein: protein MHHLQHTKTFKSVDERREDFIKAYPVWNRNTIASHIQTSVKAYANQAFMHIDGKTYTYQDVWNKAVQIAKAFIHSGVKRREHVAILMDNDATYPALMIASSMVGAVFLPLNSMLSKEELKYILMQSDTNYLFVHDSVKGKKHAQAVQEIGQEKAFQENASLKKVICMQTKGDTNIPPFFIKWEDFLQGAENVTEAEWMNRWEASLYADEVAIIMYTSGSTGSPKGVMLTHDMLLRCAYSTCYSRAIEKGRVTFAPLPFYHCFAIVEAILAMSFVGGSFIAALGASPLKSLELMETYHANDYLCVPSTLVPLLNHPQVDTFDLSALFAMWCGAAPAPVPVWKKAMETLGLTEIVTGYGQTEVSSSGVTTEIGDDLETIATRVGRPKLAGASGRSEFTGHATEYKTVDPENGQTLEAGAIGELTVRGPSVTTGYYNKPEETAAAIDKDGWLRTGDVGRVDENGYVQLLGRSKEMFKVSGELVAPREVETVISEHPAVSQVGVIGVSDSMTTEIGAAFIEVYEGESITRKEIVQWCSEKLARFKIPRYVWVIQTADWPLTSTGKIQKFRLQELAEEKLKRSRE, encoded by the coding sequence ATGCATCATCTGCAACATACGAAAACATTCAAAAGTGTCGATGAAAGAAGAGAGGATTTCATCAAAGCTTATCCGGTTTGGAACAGAAATACGATTGCATCGCATATTCAAACAAGTGTGAAAGCCTATGCAAATCAGGCTTTTATGCATATTGACGGGAAAACTTATACCTATCAGGATGTATGGAATAAGGCTGTACAAATCGCAAAAGCTTTTATCCACAGCGGCGTAAAAAGGCGGGAGCATGTTGCTATTTTAATGGATAATGATGCAACTTATCCAGCTTTGATGATTGCGTCATCTATGGTGGGAGCCGTATTTCTCCCTTTGAATTCGATGTTGTCAAAAGAAGAATTAAAATATATTTTGATGCAATCGGATACCAATTACCTTTTTGTACATGATTCTGTAAAGGGGAAAAAGCACGCTCAGGCTGTACAGGAAATAGGGCAAGAGAAAGCTTTTCAAGAAAATGCTTCATTGAAAAAAGTAATTTGTATGCAAACAAAAGGAGATACGAATATTCCACCTTTTTTTATAAAATGGGAGGATTTTTTGCAAGGTGCTGAAAACGTGACGGAAGCGGAATGGATGAATCGATGGGAGGCTTCCCTTTATGCAGATGAAGTAGCTATTATTATGTATACTTCTGGTTCAACTGGAAGTCCGAAAGGTGTCATGCTTACCCATGACATGCTGCTTCGCTGTGCGTATAGTACGTGCTACAGCCGTGCGATTGAGAAGGGGCGGGTAACCTTTGCTCCTTTACCGTTCTATCATTGCTTTGCCATCGTAGAAGCGATACTTGCGATGTCTTTTGTCGGCGGTTCTTTTATTGCTGCGCTTGGCGCTTCTCCGTTAAAATCGCTGGAATTAATGGAAACGTATCATGCGAATGATTATTTATGTGTTCCGTCTACTCTTGTTCCATTATTAAATCATCCGCAAGTGGATACATTTGATTTATCTGCTTTATTTGCAATGTGGTGTGGTGCTGCGCCAGCGCCTGTTCCCGTGTGGAAAAAGGCTATGGAGACGCTTGGTCTGACGGAAATTGTTACTGGTTATGGACAGACAGAGGTTAGTTCTTCCGGTGTTACAACGGAAATAGGGGACGATTTAGAGACAATAGCTACCAGAGTCGGGCGTCCCAAATTGGCTGGGGCGAGCGGACGTTCCGAATTCACAGGTCATGCGACAGAATATAAAACAGTTGATCCGGAAAATGGACAAACGTTGGAAGCGGGGGCAATTGGAGAATTAACGGTTCGCGGGCCATCTGTGACAACAGGATATTATAACAAACCGGAAGAGACAGCGGCAGCGATTGATAAGGACGGCTGGCTGCGTACAGGTGATGTCGGCAGAGTGGATGAAAATGGCTATGTGCAGCTTTTGGGCCGCAGTAAAGAAATGTTTAAAGTTTCTGGGGAGTTAGTTGCCCCAAGAGAAGTGGAGACAGTAATCTCGGAGCATCCCGCAGTGTCCCAGGTAGGTGTTATTGGTGTTTCCGATTCTATGACAACGGAAATTGGGGCAGCTTTTATCGAAGTTTATGAAGGAGAATCCATAACCAGAAAAGAAATCGTTCAATGGTGTTCGGAAAAATTGGCACGTTTTAAAATACCGAGATATGTTTGGGTTATACAGACTGCAGATTGGCCACTTACCAGCACGGGGAAAATTCAAAAATTCCGTCTGCAGGAACTAGCAGAAGAAAAATTAAAACGTTCCAGAGAGTAG
- a CDS encoding acyl-CoA thioesterase produces the protein MTQAWHQHRMRVQYKDTDQMGVVHHGNYITWFEVARTEWMRHFNLSYHALEEQGLLLPVLDVNATYKRSARFDDLVVLFTRIEAYSPIRLVFEYEARRITQADWEANGLESATTEAPYGELLTTGKTTHMWVNKAWKPVKLRKTHPELYEQLQQIAE, from the coding sequence ATGACACAAGCGTGGCATCAGCACCGAATGCGTGTGCAATACAAAGATACAGATCAAATGGGAGTAGTCCATCACGGAAACTATATTACATGGTTTGAAGTAGCGCGGACAGAGTGGATGAGACATTTTAATTTGTCTTATCATGCCTTGGAAGAGCAAGGTTTGCTTTTACCGGTATTGGATGTGAATGCGACATATAAACGTTCTGCAAGATTTGATGATTTAGTCGTGTTATTTACACGTATCGAAGCATATTCACCGATTCGGTTGGTGTTTGAATATGAAGCGAGAAGAATCACACAAGCGGACTGGGAGGCAAATGGATTGGAAAGTGCTACAACAGAAGCACCTTATGGAGAATTATTGACGACAGGAAAAACAACCCATATGTGGGTGAATAAAGCCTGGAAACCTGTCAAACTGCGTAAGACACACCCGGAATTGTATGAACAATTGCAACAGATTGCTGAATAA
- the solA gene encoding N-methyl-L-tryptophan oxidase, translating to MTYDVIIIGAGSMGMAAGYYLTESGQKVALIDAYDPPHESGSHHGGTRLIRHAYGEGGNYVPLALHAQKLWEALDEKTEERIFAKTGVLNFGPKGNTFLDTVEQSAKEYHLPLEVMTAEEINARWPGFQLDKESIGYFEKTSGVVFSENAVRTYRTLAEKNGADLYTNSYVQAIETTADDVTVQLENEEVTGKKLLITAGKGTNQVAKLLDITLPLTPVRKTFSWFTTAEEANYKEGAFPGFGHIGKDSTYYGFPSIDGAGLKIGRHDGGQPLIDPGELDPFGTFPEDEQETLDFAHEHFSKDIELKEGRVCTYTNTPDEDFIIDYLPGYANVVVACGFSGHGFKFASGIGDSLASILMGEEPAVSLEGFRLSRFDESS from the coding sequence ATGACGTATGATGTGATTATTATAGGGGCAGGTTCCATGGGGATGGCTGCCGGATATTATTTAACAGAGTCAGGGCAGAAAGTTGCCTTGATTGATGCTTATGACCCTCCGCATGAATCAGGTTCTCATCATGGGGGAACAAGGCTGATTCGCCATGCTTATGGAGAAGGCGGTAATTATGTCCCTTTGGCATTACACGCACAAAAATTATGGGAAGCATTGGATGAGAAAACAGAGGAGCGAATATTTGCCAAGACAGGTGTTCTTAATTTTGGTCCAAAAGGTAATACGTTTTTAGATACCGTTGAACAATCGGCAAAAGAATATCATCTGCCTTTGGAAGTCATGACAGCAGAAGAGATTAATGCACGCTGGCCGGGATTTCAATTAGATAAAGAATCGATTGGTTATTTTGAAAAAACCTCTGGCGTTGTGTTCAGTGAAAATGCGGTTCGGACATATCGGACATTAGCAGAAAAAAATGGAGCAGATTTATACACAAACAGCTATGTTCAAGCAATCGAAACAACAGCTGATGACGTAACTGTGCAATTAGAAAATGAAGAAGTAACCGGGAAGAAGTTGCTTATCACTGCTGGAAAAGGGACGAATCAAGTGGCAAAGCTGCTTGATATAACATTGCCGCTTACGCCAGTACGTAAGACATTTTCATGGTTTACAACAGCCGAAGAAGCGAACTATAAAGAAGGCGCTTTTCCCGGCTTTGGACACATTGGGAAGGACAGTACATATTATGGCTTCCCAAGTATCGATGGTGCGGGGTTAAAAATCGGCAGACATGACGGAGGACAGCCTTTAATTGACCCAGGAGAGCTGGATCCTTTTGGAACATTTCCGGAAGATGAGCAGGAGACGCTGGACTTTGCGCATGAGCATTTCTCGAAGGATATAGAATTAAAAGAAGGAAGGGTATGTACGTACACCAATACCCCTGATGAGGATTTTATTATTGATTACCTGCCGGGATATGCAAATGTTGTTGTTGCTTGCGGATTTTCCGGACATGGTTTTAAATTTGCAAGTGGTATTGGTGACAGTTTGGCTAGCATACTAATGGGGGAAGAACCGGCTGTTAGCTTGGAAGGTTTCCGGTTAAGCCGATTTGATGAATCATCATAA
- a CDS encoding bile acid:sodium symporter family protein produces the protein MKMLERISAFAGNTFALWVILFAIISFLFPGAFTWISPHVGILLGIIMFGMGLTLTPKDFKDVLKTPKSVLITVIAQYIIMSLIAYGLAVAFQLPPEIAVGVILVGCSPGGTASNVITYLAKGNTALSVSATTVSTLLAPVLTPALTLLLANQWMPVSFKDMFIEILQVVLIPIILGFVIRLLFNKQVEKSISVLPLVSVVGIVAVATAVVSVNKDAVATSGLLIFGVVILHNLLGLLLGFVIARLFKLSFSDQKAVSIEVGMQNSGLASTLALTFFSATPIAAVPSVIFSIWHNISGPVLATFWSKYDEKKENM, from the coding sequence GTGAAGATGTTAGAAAGAATCAGCGCCTTTGCAGGAAATACTTTTGCACTTTGGGTTATTTTGTTTGCGATAATCAGTTTTCTGTTTCCGGGCGCATTTACCTGGATTTCACCGCATGTAGGTATATTATTGGGAATTATCATGTTTGGTATGGGGTTAACACTTACGCCGAAAGATTTTAAGGATGTATTAAAAACTCCAAAAAGTGTACTTATTACTGTCATTGCGCAGTATATTATTATGTCGCTTATAGCATATGGTTTAGCTGTTGCTTTTCAATTGCCGCCAGAGATTGCCGTTGGCGTTATTCTGGTAGGGTGTTCACCAGGCGGAACAGCATCCAACGTTATTACTTACTTAGCAAAAGGAAATACAGCTTTGTCTGTATCAGCAACCACGGTATCTACCTTATTGGCACCAGTGTTAACGCCGGCGTTAACACTTTTATTAGCGAATCAGTGGATGCCTGTTTCCTTTAAAGATATGTTTATTGAAATATTGCAGGTTGTTCTTATCCCGATTATTTTAGGGTTTGTAATCCGTTTATTATTTAATAAACAAGTCGAGAAAAGTATTTCTGTACTTCCGCTTGTTTCGGTTGTAGGTATTGTTGCAGTTGCTACGGCAGTTGTTTCCGTCAATAAAGATGCGGTTGCCACATCGGGGCTGCTTATTTTTGGTGTTGTGATACTGCATAATTTATTAGGCTTATTATTAGGTTTTGTTATTGCCAGACTGTTTAAATTAAGTTTTTCGGATCAAAAGGCAGTCTCTATCGAGGTTGGTATGCAGAACTCGGGATTGGCCTCTACATTAGCATTAACCTTCTTTTCTGCTACGCCAATTGCCGCCGTACCAAGCGTTATCTTCAGTATTTGGCATAATATTTCCGGACCGGTTCTAGCGACTTTTTGGTCAAAATATGATGAGAAAAAAGAAAATATGTGA